A genomic stretch from Desulfurococcaceae archaeon MEX13E-LK6-19 includes:
- a CDS encoding threonylcarbamoyl-AMP synthase — protein MKIIRTSYIKPSRSVVEEAVNTIKEKGVVVGITDTVYGVFSDPTRRECVEKVYRVKERVGKPIPVLASSIDAVTSIADCKEWVIELLYALWPGPVTVILSLKESIFPEILHQGRNKVGFRVPAAPLPRQIAASLDGFVTGTSANISGLKPAETIDEAIKQLGDRIDLYIDSGIAPLRIPSTVIEIQDNEVNIVRQGIVKIDVIKRIISQIK, from the coding sequence ATGAAAATAATTAGAACAAGCTATATAAAACCATCAAGGAGCGTTGTAGAAGAAGCAGTAAACACCATAAAGGAAAAAGGAGTTGTTGTAGGAATCACCGATACAGTGTATGGAGTATTTAGTGATCCAACTAGAAGAGAATGTGTAGAAAAAGTATATAGAGTGAAAGAAAGAGTTGGCAAGCCGATTCCTGTTCTTGCTTCTAGTATAGATGCGGTTACAAGTATTGCTGATTGCAAGGAATGGGTTATAGAACTGCTCTACGCTCTATGGCCCGGGCCAGTTACGGTGATTCTCTCCTTGAAAGAGAGTATCTTTCCAGAGATTCTCCATCAGGGAAGAAACAAAGTTGGGTTCCGTGTACCAGCAGCACCTTTACCTAGACAAATAGCTGCATCGTTAGATGGATTTGTCACAGGAACAAGCGCTAATATAAGTGGGCTGAAACCCGCAGAAACTATAGACGAAGCAATAAAGCAGTTGGGAGACAGAATAGACCTATACATAGATTCAGGTATAGCGCCGTTGCGTATTCCTTCAACAGTCATAGAAATTCAAGACAATGAGGTAAACATTGTTAGGCAAGGAATAGTCAAAATTGATGTTATAAAGAGGATTATATCGCAAATCAAGTAG
- the prf1 gene encoding peptide chain release factor aRF-1, which translates to MSEEKLEKLKVDRRQLKKIISELKKWKAPATVLLSLYIPPGRPISDVLNMLRQEYAITDNIKLKKTRSAVQRALSAAMDRLSMLSKVPENGLVLFCGEDMDTGDFICIMFSPPEKVPVYYYRTDKHFHTEFLEDMVVESNLIGLIIVERDAATIGLLKGSRLELLEELEDYVPGKHHRGGQSQRRFDRIIEQMVDNFYKRVAEHAKKWFEPYLEQKKLKGILIGGPAYSKYDFLEKDYLDYRLRRLVLPKLIDVAYQGEAGLREMVRKASDILKNIEYVDALEAVEEFKLHLAKDDGMIVYGEEDVKKALELGAVKTLIIDESRPDADEWYELAKRRGAKPVMLSDDIPEGAWIKKTFGGVVGILRYKIF; encoded by the coding sequence TTGTCAGAAGAGAAACTAGAGAAACTTAAGGTTGACCGAAGGCAACTGAAGAAGATAATATCAGAACTAAAGAAGTGGAAAGCTCCTGCAACAGTACTATTAAGCCTCTACATACCGCCAGGTAGACCTATAAGTGATGTACTTAACATGCTAAGACAAGAATATGCCATAACAGATAACATAAAGTTGAAAAAGACCCGATCAGCCGTCCAACGCGCTTTATCAGCAGCCATGGATAGGCTAAGCATGTTATCCAAAGTACCGGAAAACGGGTTAGTACTCTTTTGCGGAGAAGACATGGATACCGGCGACTTTATATGCATAATGTTCTCTCCACCAGAAAAAGTACCCGTATACTATTACAGAACAGACAAACACTTCCATACAGAATTCCTTGAAGACATGGTTGTCGAGAGTAACTTGATCGGATTAATTATTGTGGAAAGAGATGCTGCAACAATAGGCTTACTCAAGGGATCGCGTCTCGAGCTTTTAGAGGAGCTTGAAGACTATGTACCCGGCAAACACCACCGAGGAGGACAGAGTCAGAGAAGATTCGACAGAATAATAGAACAAATGGTGGATAACTTCTATAAGAGAGTTGCTGAACACGCTAAGAAATGGTTTGAACCATACCTAGAGCAAAAGAAGCTTAAAGGAATACTTATCGGTGGACCAGCCTACTCAAAATATGATTTCTTGGAAAAAGACTACCTGGACTATAGACTAAGAAGACTGGTATTACCAAAGCTAATAGACGTAGCTTATCAAGGCGAAGCAGGCTTGCGTGAAATGGTTAGGAAGGCAAGCGATATACTGAAGAACATAGAGTACGTAGACGCTCTTGAAGCTGTTGAAGAATTTAAACTACATCTCGCTAAAGACGATGGTATGATTGTTTATGGCGAAGAAGATGTGAAAAAAGCTCTAGAACTAGGTGCAGTAAAAACGCTTATCATAGATGAGAGTAGACCTGATGCTGACGAGTGGTACGAGCTGGCCAAACGAAGGGGAGCAAAACCAGTCATGCTGAGCGATGATATACCTGAAGGCGCATGGATAAAGAAGACTTTTGGAGGAGTAGTAGGAATACTCAGATATAAGATCTTTTAA